In the genome of Thunnus thynnus chromosome 6, fThuThy2.1, whole genome shotgun sequence, the window AGGAGGTGCTGGAAAATGAATGCGAAAAGGACATCAGGGTTTGGGTCGACCCACAGAAACGCTCAATCTACTGTATTAAGTGAAGCGCAGGTGAAGTTCAGTTATATTATGAACCCCAATCAACACAATACATAATATGTGTGAAGCTTACATAAACTCTCTCAGTCTGGGAAGAGGAGTGTCTCAAATaaagagccttttttttttttttttacctccacaGGCCTTTTCAAACAAGAGCCACTGCAGGGAGACTGATGGCAGTTTCTGGTATCATCATCTCTGACTACTGCTCACTTCAGAGACCTGTAAATAAAGGAGTTCTCtcaatgtgtgtttgtcctgcTGGTGTTATTCTAAATacgacacacacagaaaatgagcCTGATTTCTAAATCACTTTAACCCTAAAAACTCTCATTAATAAAGTGCACAATGTAATAGAAACACAAATACTCACCTGATTCACCGGTCACATATTTTGACAGCCAAATGGATATTTAATGAAGTAACAGCACAACATTAAGGTATATTTGCACATAATTTGGCTTTTAAATAATACTGAATGTTTCTTAGTTTTGATTTCACTTCTGTACAGATTGCTCCTGGCTTCAGGGGTTTCTTAGAAAACCaatttttcaaatttcatttacattcaaGCACAACagcatttatctttttttcccccaaactcCTTCTCTACTGTGCTTGATTGAAATAACAGGGTTGTATTTTGCATGTAGAAACATCATACTGCATTGCATACTGAGGCAGTATTTAAGTAAATTTTTAACAAACCCATTTACAAGAGAAACTgcagaatattttattaaaaacacgtaCAACTGTTGGAATAAATGAGACCGTTAacaaaagatttaaaatgtCACTGTATAAAAAGTGCTGCATAGAGATGAGTGTAAACAAGGAAAGATCTGTTGGAGAGTTATAAACAAAAGGTTCATACGGCATATTTTTCCAGAAAATATTCTTTCCCATAATTGATAAATGTCAGTTTCACTTGGTGTTTATTTTGAATCCATTGAACCGGAAACTAACTGAGCTCAGGCAGGTCGAGTCGGCCTGGTGGATTCAGGCCCTGGCTTTTCTTTGGAGGCACCGTCTGACGAAAGCCTTCTCGTCCCATTTGTTGGGGGGAAGCATGTGGGCGCCGTTGTGGACGCAAAGAATGGTCATCTCATCGGCGTACTGAAGGTTCTGCAGCAGCTGAagaccaacagcagcagcagcagaaaggtCAGGAAAATCGACAATACAGCAGATACACAGTTTGAGCACATAAACGTTATaactaaacacaacacacagtagatgtacacacacacacacaagacattcACTCATTAGCAGGTATAAACACTCACTTTGGGAGTTATGAAGAAGTACTGGGATGTTGTCTCTTTGCAGGCCGTGCGGACCACGATGTCAAAAACTCTTCTTTCATTTACAGGATCCATTCcctacacagagacacaaaccgTCTCAGTCAAGTCCACATACAGAAAAGCAGGAGACAACTAACTGTTGCATTACTGCTTGTAGACTTGAAGAGAAATCACAGTCACGAGGATATAAACTGGTTCCTGCTGATGTAGAGTATTTTGTGAGATTTAGCTGCTTTGCaaacaaattattttactgAAGTGAAAACTCAATCTGTTAAAACATTAAGATCTTCAGAGAACAAACTGAAAAGGAAACACGATTTGTGAATTTTCCGCATGTATTAGTTTGTTTTATCGTCTGCAGATGTGCTACATTATTTCCTTATTGTTACCTACATTTTGTGAATAGTTAGGCCACGAGCTACAGAAACAGGGACTGATGTTGATGTGCTCGTCACACATAGTGGATTCAGATTAGACCATGTTTGTTGGTTccatttggactttttttcaaAACGGATATGAAAGGCTGACGCATCTCTGATTGCTTTTTAGTTTCATACTTAGCTTGGTGGTGTCActaattatgtgtttttgtgagcaAAAAACTcatcacaaaaaatgtttttttttcccccccccaTTCTCATTCGTCTCCCagtttttcatacttttttcaCGATTGCACATTGGGATTGCTCGACAACTTTCATTTAAAAGAATTATGTTGaaacctgaaaacaaaaacttatttagaaactgaactaaaactgaGTATAATACACTGACAGAGACTAAAGCAACCATTACCTTGATACACAAAAACCACGTCTGGTTTACTGttcggtgtgtttgtgtgtgagagagaaactACCTGGTTGATCTCGTCCACCACTCTGAAGGGGCAGCGGTTGAGTTCCTGCAGGGCCATGAGGTAGAGCATTGTGGAGACGCTACGCTCTCCTCCACTCTGATGGTAGGCCGTCAGCTCGTGGAGTTGAGTGCTGCTGTGAAACTTTACTCGAATGCGGATCCCGTACTTGTCATACTCCTCCTGCAGACAGACGGCAGTCGGTTAATGGAGTAATAACTAAACAGTTATATTAAACTATCAGAGGTTGATGGGATTGAATTAACTTGTGCTTAATTCAGTTGGTTGACTGtgaaaaaacagttacaaataCCAACAACATCttacatgaataaaaagaaGCAGATGATGAAATCAGCCTTTGACCCTGTGATGTCAGAtcaagtgtttctgttgttgtttgtttacctcATTCTCTGAGTGCAGATCAACCTCTCCTGCACACTGCATAGAGCGGAAGAAATCACTGAACTTGTCATTGATCTGTTCAACCAGCTGCTTCAGAGGGTTTAGCCACCGTTCCTTAgcctgtgacacacacacacacacacacacacacacacacacacacacacacactgagttcttagtaaaagaagcaaacaatCCCAGAGGAGTCACTGCAGCGACAGAGTCGTTTACCTCTGATATGTTCTGTCTGTAGGCGTTGAGGGCGTTGTTCTTGTCTTCCAGCTCTTTCTCCAGATGTTTGATCTCCTGTTCTCTTCTGTTGTACTCGTCAACAACCTTCGACGCAGAGAGAATCGGGGagagaaacaataaataaataaataatactaaaaCAGCTTGTATGATCTGATCATACTTTCCTGTAGAGataaaaactgcagtttctAATGGAGTTCTACTGTTTCTGAATCACTACAATGTacaatttacacattttcatgacTTGAACATTATAAGccaatttataatttatatctatttattttaaactgatttttcaTGATTTCCCagctttggaaaaaaacaacaacaaaaaaaaacagtatttccAGGCCAGAACAGGTGGTTCTGAGCTAGAGAAGGTCATCTCAAATTTGATATAATTTCTGTAGATACTCTGCTTTCTGAGAATAAAGTCattgatatttaaaatcaatgaAGCATAATCAAATGAAACCCTCGGCAGATTCTCATGTGCCCTTACACTTTCACTGAGGCCAGTGAAGCACTCGGCTCTCGCACGCTCCTCATTCAGCATGGCATCGAGCTCATCCAGCGTGTCAGGCAGCTTACTGAAAGCctgcaataacaaaaaaaaaaaaacaagaaccaCCGATAATTTGAACACTAATATACATATTTTGTGGTCTCCACTGATAATATTTTATACAAAGTgatacagaagaagaaacttgTCTCATTCAGCATAATAAACTGTGATGAACACTAACGTTACGCAGGTCTTCAGGTAACGTCTCATCAGATTGCATCCTACAAATCGACTTTGCCGTCTTCAACAAGCCTTTACATTGTTCTGTCAGCTGGACCTTCCTCTGCTCCAGACGGCTGCATTTTTGCTGTAACAGCAAATGGACATTTTGTATAAATCAGTGATACAGAATGAAGAATTTATGTCATTGGCACTTGAGCAGGGTGGATGCTTGCTCACATGAGGGCTTTGAGTCCTGGTCCTCTAAATGAAGAACAGGCTACCAAACGCattagtgtgcatgtatgtgaaaTACTTACATCAGTGGTTTTGAGTTCAGAAGCGCCTTCTCTACAATCGTTCTCCAGCTTGGTCTTTTCAGCTGTCAGCCCCACCGTCTCCAAAGCCAGGTAGACCTTCTCCATAGTCAGCTTGGCTCTCAGCTACAGCAAGAGAGAAACAAGGAGAATGGAGGACACAAAGAGAGTCAGACAACTAAAGACAGAAATAAGGCAGAGAATGATTATGAAGACAGGACACTTTTACAATAAGAGAGGAGaaaattttataatttaaaaatctgtaacCACATTAGAAATGGTCTTTCTCACTCTTTACGATTAAAGTGTCTGCATATTAAGACTGTAAGTCACAGTTTTCTGATTCATTGGATGgcaaccaagaaaaaaaaaaagaagaaacaacaggctattaaataatatttcatttttatgttttccaaCCACAGAAATCCAATAGGATTCAATCATATACAGTTCATTTATTCATACCTTCATTTGGGCCATGAACGCAGCGACTATGGACACCTTTTGGGAGTTAACAGCTGCAATTTTCTCTTTAGTCTCCTCTTCAATTTTCTTCAGGTCAATGCCGCTCTGCTCCATCTGCCTCAGACTAAACACATGGAAAGAGGGACTCAGACCAACTCTAATATATCTGCGTTCACAAGACCTAATAAACCATGTTCAGAGATAATTTAATAATcaagtcatgtttgtgtcaaGCGTAAGACAAGATTTACCTGTCCTGCTTGGTACTGATTTTCTGCTCCAGTTGTCTTTTTTTGCCCTTTAGCTCAAGGAGCTGCTTCTTCTCTGCCAACAGTTCATTGTCACGGCGATCCAGCGCGGTGGCTTCCTTCTGCAGGGCCTTCAGCCGTTCATCGATGTCCCGTAACTTCGACTCACAGGCCTGCTCGCAACGGACGTTACGGTTAAACTCacaattaaacatatttaaagattATATCcttctgtatttctctttttgtctacTCTTGATGAGGGACAGTTGGGTGTAGAGTCATGGTTGAAGTGTGACGTTctatatattttacaatttaacaGGTTTCAATGTCTCAGAACTGTCCCTCACCTTCATCTGCTGctccagctgctgtttctgtacAGCGTCCACAGTGATGGTGAGGTACTGGGAAGAGTGCACTGCAGAGTTACTGGTGCTGATCTTGTTGGAGTAGAAGGACCTCTTCAACGTGTACCTCTCCTCTGTTGTGTAGAACACCTTGAGGTAGGGCTCCTCAATCACCTGTTTGTGAGTTTTTGAATGATATTCATTTCCTTAATTCTCTGTTGCTTTGCTCTGGGAACTTGAAAGGTGTGGGACGAGGAACATACCGTTTTAATCATGGATTTGGTTTTCTCATTGCCCACAGGGACATCATGCACCCTGTACTGGTGACAGAGGTAACTCATCACCTCCTCAGGAGCGTCAAACATCTCACGGAGGTAGGTGAAAAACCCGAAAcgcctgcaaaaaaaaagttagagaCGTTTTTAAAAGAACGTATAAAAACATCTCAACTGAAACACAGGCAAAGACGCagttacacaaataaatatagGTTATGGTGATTTTAGAGGTTGTCACGCCTCaagcaaaataaatgttctCTCACTTCAAGGACTCGATATTTCGGGATGGAGACCGCCTAGAACACGACTCCTCCGGAGCAGAAATGGAGTTCACCTTCAAGTTCATCTTGTCTCGGACCTGAGGGTCAAGAATGATCAAACTAAATTTTTTATTTAGGAGGGTAAAATCTCAACTCTCAACATTAAGTTTATCTAACAATTTGCACTCCACCCAGAGTCACCAGGACAATTGTAATCTGCAGCACACTGACCTCCACCATGAACTTCTCCATGTCCTCTTTTCTCTGGAAGACAAACGCCCGCAGGTCATGGAACGAGATGTGGTTCTCAACATACTTGGCAAAGCGATGATCTTTTACGTTGATCTGAGGAATGAAGAACATGAGACCTATTTTCTTTCTAGTAATATCTGAAAAATCCAAGATAACAACTTTCCCCAATTACAAAAAGAATATAATCACACCCGTCTCATTCTGTCATCCtactacatgaatataaacacGTTGTTCAGACTCACTACAAGCATCATGGGCTCATGGACGTTTCCCTCGAAGTGATCTCTGTTCTTCCTGAGCCACTgaagggcagtgtgtgtgtctctgtggcgTCCCCGCAGCTTCTCCTCTTTGGCGTTCATCATGTTGTTCATGTCACTGAGCTTTCTCTCCAACACtggcaataaaaataaatagacaaCTATAAATATTTGTTCCATTATGTGGTCTTTAACTGACGCTGGCAGAGTTTAAGTACCAGAGTGAGCAGCGTCATATGTTAAACATGCTTAACAAGCAGATCTTTGTTTAAGTAAACTGGTTCAGAGGACACTGGACTCACTTTTGGACTCAGCGCAGAGGTTGTCCCTCTCCCTGCGTAGGTCGGCCTTCTCTCCTTCGATCTTGGCCTTCTCCTCCTGGACGCGCCTCAGTTCGACATAAACAGCATTGATCCTCGGCGTCACGTCTGGTTGGTCGCCGACTTTGCCGAGCTCTGCCTTCAAGTCCTCAATGGTCCGTCTGGTGTTGTTGATTCGCTTCTggttttcttcctcctccatctgctTCAGTCTCAGCCTTTGTTTAATATCTTCAATCTGTAGACAAGAACAGGCAGAGTTGTCATTCATTATGAATGTCACACAGCTACAGATGAAGTCTGTTTGATACTGCGATAAAGGCAAATTGGACAGAGAGAGTAAGCAATATAAATGATATGAAGTAGggcttcattcataaatacaaaaacattgattataTCATTTAAATGGCAATTTCTGTTATCATCTCCTCTTTACTTGATACAAAGCTATGAATacattattgtttaattaactgaaattatttgacattttcaaaacataatttactgtaaaGCACTCCAAGGGATTTGATGTCAAGCTTTAATGTTTGTTCACTCGCAAATATGAAGCCCCTGTTCAATCGCACTTTTCTACTCATTCTTGTGATGTTTTTTCCAAGAAAAAAACTTCCATACCTTGCCAAATCTACCAGAGGGGTTTTCaaagatgacaaaaacataGATGACATATTATGAGTGCTGACAGCTGCACCTGCTGCTCGGTGTTAAAAGAAAAGTGCAAAGTCTCACCTCTTTGTGTTTTCGATCCAACTGATCTTGTTTCTGTTTGCACATCAGAGACGCTTCTTTGATGGCAACAgtctgaaaaacaacaagataATTTTACcatcatattaataataaaatttatATACAAAAACATGCAATACAACGTGCTTcactaaacacataaaaagacagatgcagggaacattaaaaacaatgacaataaatactgtaggtgagtttaaaatacagtaaacattttgaaaaagtgagttttaagTTATGTTGGCTGTCGGCTGTATGAACTAAACGCAGCATCACCACAGACTTTAGTCCTGGACCGAGGAACAGTTAATGTGAGAGTGATCTGTGAGGAACATTAACTGTGAGGAAGTCACTGATGTAGCCCGGAGCGAGGCCGCAAGGtgatttaaaaaagacgagaagcaatttaaaataaattttatagCTTATAGGCAGCAAGTGGAGAGATTTTAATGTGTGGGTGATAAGTGCAGTCAGTTGTAGATGTTTGATGACGCTCTTAGGGAAGCCTGTGAAGAGAATTACAGTAATGGAGACgactgtaaacaacaaatatGAGTATGTTTTTCACAGCTGTCCTGTGAAAGAAATGGCGTGAGCTTCGTTCTTTAAGTGATGCCACTTCTCAAAATTTAAATTACCCCATATTTTTTAGCCACAGATGTAGTGTTACGAGAATGTGCACTGAGATGTGAAATGAGGTTCTCTCTTTTGGTCTATTCCCCGATAAccaaaatctcatttttataCAATGTCAAAAGGTCAGGATCTATAAGAGTGGTGAGGATTCAGTAGGCGGTCAACTGCCGGATATAAAACATGGGGATTATCTATGttattttaaaaccaaaactgagACATATGTCTGTAAGTTTGATCCCACAATTGTAAAGATTTTCCTCAAGAACGTTGAGGTGCtcctttaattttgttttcctccattttcattcagtctttCTTAAGTTTCTTTTTAGTGAAGTTGTGTATATCTTTTTCTACGAGGCCTTTGGTTTCTCTGTTGGTCTGACTTTTCTTACTTTAAGAGGTGCGACTGAATAGatgatgaaaagaaacacaaggctGTGCTGTAGGGGCCAAATCATTGTCTGTACTTCTTCTTTTAGACCCAGGTGTCACACTACAGACCTGTCAGAAGGTACCAATATTTGCTTTTGCTGAATTCGCACCTTAGCCTTAATTTGTGCCTCAGTGGGCTTCAGATGGTTTTCAATTTGCTGGATCTTCCTCAGCATGGGCGCCTGGGCCTGCTTTAGTGCAGAGAGCTGCCTTTTGGCCTCGTCTCGCTCCTTCTTCACACCCTCAAGCTCCTTACGGGTGGTCTCGTACTCCTATAACcagaggaaaacacagacagagttaACACAgtatttgtctctctctctctcgtacACAGTGTTTCATTTCAGCCACTCACCACCCATGGTTTCTTCTTCTCAAGCAGCTCGATCACGTCCAGATGCCTCTTCTTTTCATAGTAACGGTTCACATCATGTTTGTTCCTCTCGTTCCTCTGCTTAGCTTTCTCTAGGAAGCTGGCCTTCTCCTTCACAACGTTCTACCAGGGAAACAAAAATCACCAGCAacactgaaaaatccagaacGGCCTGAGACCTGCaatgcttttacatttttaattaattatttgattaaaCTGTCAATCTATGGTGTAGCtgtgactttgttttgtttaatacTTGAGTGGTGACAGACAAAAAGATGCAAGGATAATTCTACTTGGGTGTTCActgaaaagactttttttttttttaaaatatgcattaatTCTTTAACGTGTATTCAACTATTTTTCCCAATCAAACTGTCAGTCATGCCTAAATGGGACTctcaacataaacacactggCACAAGCTAATGACCTGCTGTTCATGTCCACATAAGCCGCATGTTTACCTCCAGTTCTCGCTCTTTTTTGCGGAAGTTTTTGAGCTCACAGTGATAATCGTACATCTCTGGTGGCCCAACTGACTTCTCAGTCGCCTCCAGCAACTCAATTTTGGACATCTTGGCAAACTCTCCCACTTTTTCCTGTAGGGACAAACCAACCACATCAACGGgaaggaaaacaggaaaacagtgaGGCATGAATCATTAGAGCTAATATTTATGACATGTTAGAATTTTGACTCATCAAGAAAGAATTTgtatgatcaaaaaaaaaaaaacatgtcctcCACACCCACATGCTGTCACACTGCTTAAATATTGAATGTTATGTTAAGAAAACCCAGAAACAATGAGACATAAATGAGATATTcaataaaacattcacaaacCTGCACAAACAACACCTGCATTGTACAACTATCCTACAATGTCCCAGTACTAATTAAGCAGACTAAGCTATTACTCTAATTAGCTGCACCTGTAGAGTCTTTGTAGTGACAAAAACATACCTGAGGCAGAAACTGACACAGGTTGCTGACTTGGATACAAAGAGCCTTGACTTCCTCTTCCACTGCTTTCTGGTTACAGTGTTTTCCATTCAGCATCCACAGAGACTGATTGTTCTCTACATGGATCTCTCTGTTAATCACTACGTTACCACCACTCTTGTACCTGGAATAGGAACAAGCAGTTTGAATCTATGGTTAGAtacattcagaaaaaaagtcaacCTAAAATCCTCATATGGTTGATATTACACTTGATGGTAAACAGTAATATCTTTTAAGGTGAAactgtctgtatttttaaaacctCGAGTTATGTTAACAGGATCCATATTTCATGATTTCTAAATGGGTTCATCAAGAATTTCttaaacaaatacaacacaaattATTTTCACATGTCTAACAGCTTGTGTATCTGAAAACTGCTTAACACGACTTACAGTTCAATCTCAATAAATCCTTTATTGCGTCCGCGTTTTACATACAGCCCAACctacagaagaaaaataaatatcaatcaTCATCAGAATtgtaattgatttatttgtcaGCTGTATAATCATTTAACTGGTTGACAACAGTGCAGTGATGTGAGACAAAAATTCAGTGCAAGAGGACGATGAAAGACAAAATACCACAGTATGAAATGTCCCCTAATTTGGGCTGTTGCTATCAGCCTTGATATCAACTGGCTATACTTACTCACTGGTCTTTTGGAAAGTGTTGAATCGAAGCCTAAGTAGACAATGTCAGAGTACATCTATCAATGTTGCTCTGCTGTTTACCTTGTCCCCTCTGCCCAGGATAGCAGTCTTGCCAGCCAGACCCAGACAGATGGCACACACAATACTGGACTTGCCAGTTCCGTTGGCTCCGACAATCATGTTCAGATTCGGTCCAGGATACACCACAGAGTAGTCATAGGTCCTGTCAGAGTACAAAGTAGATATTTCAGGATTTCCTGCAGTGTTTTGTAGCAGAGGTGGGACACCTTGCCTGAAATAAACTGACCAATGGTATAaattcatcactcagtcagtccagccaaaaagagggactttggcattaaaaagactgtaacattgaaagatatcttcttggtttgactaatttggaaagctgaagcttcatatttgtTTCAAGTAAACTTTcacatacatttttgcacagaaggaggcttgtgtattttggcctccatcacttacattacaagtgcattatgaagggatcttctaacggccggtatgaacaggaggaaatgattatggcaagaaaacaCTATGTCCATTTGGGCACCTggctattgttttaagacacacttgaaaaattgtgaacccgtcctgtATGGGttaaataaactgtaatttgTAGATAGCTATTATGAACCATTCGACTTGAGTTGTAAGGACTCCTTCAAGATCTTGAGGcttacatgaaaaacatgaattaagATGTAAAATACTTgctatgttttttccacaaaaaagtataatcagcactttaaaatctttaaaattacatttactagttaaaagtttaactgctggacacaattAAGTCACAATAAAGTTTGTTGGTAGTGTCTGTGCACTGAAGACTTCAAGTTTTTCAAATCACGCTTTTATAACTTATATATTTAAACCACAACTGGCTTCAAACTAGTTGGGATGTCATGTTCCAGCATTTTCagtgaacacaaagaaacattACACTTTCAggagatgaatatgaaaatagccttctagtgtcaaactctgcacatacatcattctgcacagtgaagctcaaatatcaaactgaagaaaaagaagaagtggAGGGGGGCTTATATCTGATATTGTGACCATGTTATGTGAACATGTGTTTTCGTAGAACCACTGAAACTGTCCTGTTTTAGCTTGTTTCCAGCAGGCTCAGTGGATACATGGTGATGTTTATTTCAAGCTTCCTAATAGCACTGATATGTTAGCATAAGTCTGCCAGCTTCACTGTGTATGTCTCATCGGTCTCTATCATATGTGTCTCAGGTCGGCGGCAGTTAATGTCTGTTTATAGACGTTGTTTGAGCAGTTGACTGACAGCCGTCGAGCAGTAAACTTACAGGAAGTTTTTCATGGTGATGCGGAGAATGGACCCCTCCACAAAACGGCCCTCTGCTCCGGCTCCGTCCGGCAGACTGCCTGCCTTCGCTTCGCGGCAGCTGGAAGTCTGTGTGGCGATGCTGTCATGACTGATCCGCTGTCTCTTCCTATGCTCCGCCATGGCGAACAAAAACAGGTACACTCGTTCGCCCTCGCGCGCTTCGCCTGGTCGTTACTGagaacttcttcttcttcttccgcTGCTGGAAGCTGGTTGGACAAGCCGGGGTCACATGTGTACACAAAGACTGACGTCATCACCTATGCCAACGTGAATTATCGCGAGATCCATGGCTTTCAcgtacattttttttgtctatagCTGTGTCACAATTCAAGGGATTATAATAATCTACTATGtaatcactattattattatgagtGATTCaatatattatcaatattatgCTTCattaattacaataataattaatctTAATATGATCATAATGAAATGACACACAGCCTATGGTACAGGCAGATAAAGTAGTTTTCAAACTTTCTTCCAAGGAATATTTTCCACAATACCATCCCAGTATGAGACTACAGCAGGAACTGTAACAGTATCACAGTGAAAAAGAGCTCTGATCTTTTTATCGTGATGACAGATTCAGGAAGTGTACTTTAAGCTTACATACAAGTTCTACCCTGTACAACATTTTCTTCAAAGATTTAAGAATTGTATTACtgcattgtgttcatttttcacATCCTGAAACTGTGCCTCATTTATTTTGGCACTGTTACTATACTCAAAGACTGTGGCAAGTGGTCTCTGAGTTTATTAATGTTGCATTTATGGCTTATTTTGCTTTATTGAATAAACATGCACTGTTGGGGTTTTTAAGTTACAACAGAAAGTTGTAAAATGGGAAACAAGCTCAcattttcaatcttataattaTCTTAGCTAACTTTCATATTCATAGGTATAAGTTtgccaacaaaaaaacactcttcAGTTGTCCATAAAGATGTGAGCAGCACTTACAGACTATTTAATCTTGCACTAAGAAGGCTGTAAACACTGTTGATGAGTGtattgttttaatgtctttatttaactatactgttgttttatttattttatgtatttatgttttatcagGTTTATTATGTAGCGATAGTGGCCAGGGTGGGTTGCTTCTACTGGATGAAGAGGTGTTAGAAATAGCCAGTGATATGATCCTGTTGGATCTGCTCTTGGaatagattattaatattattaattcataAGCTACACTGTGAGAACAACTATCCACTAGTTATATTCTCAGTGCCAAGTGTTTTAAGGAAAACTGtaaaaggttcacaattttagtctactttaaaacaacagtcagatgcccaaacGAAccctgaaagaggttttcctcgctgtaatcattcctcctgttcatactggctattaaaagatccccttcaaatgtgctttcaatgtaaatgatgggggccaaaatccagtgtgtccaGTCATTTTgggtaaaaatgcatttaaagtttatctgaatatgaggcttcagcagtctgagttattcatatcaagtggatatcggacacatttacagtctttttagcatcaaattccctctttgtgtttccccgttgagctgcagtgaaagtatagtgacaaaaagagggactttggcaccaGAAACACTAGCGTTGAAAGTTATCTTCTTGATTTGGACAGTCGgagcttcatatcagcttcagataaactttaatacatttttgcacagaaggactgtggattttatccgccatcacttaaattgtaagtgcattatgaagggatcttgtggcctaatggccagtatgaacaggaggaatgattaaaagaaaaacacgtttcaatgttcatttgggttttAAGGCAGACTTGGA includes:
- the smc5 gene encoding structural maintenance of chromosomes protein 5 → MAEHRKRQRISHDSIATQTSSCREAKAGSLPDGAGAEGRFVEGSILRITMKNFLTYDYSVVYPGPNLNMIVGANGTGKSSIVCAICLGLAGKTAILGRGDKVGLYVKRGRNKGFIEIELYKSGGNVVINREIHVENNQSLWMLNGKHCNQKAVEEEVKALCIQVSNLCQFLPQEKVGEFAKMSKIELLEATEKSVGPPEMYDYHCELKNFRKKERELENVVKEKASFLEKAKQRNERNKHDVNRYYEKKRHLDVIELLEKKKPWVEYETTRKELEGVKKERDEAKRQLSALKQAQAPMLRKIQQIENHLKPTEAQIKAKTVAIKEASLMCKQKQDQLDRKHKEIEDIKQRLRLKQMEEEENQKRINNTRRTIEDLKAELGKVGDQPDVTPRINAVYVELRRVQEEKAKIEGEKADLRRERDNLCAESKMLERKLSDMNNMMNAKEEKLRGRHRDTHTALQWLRKNRDHFEGNVHEPMMLVINVKDHRFAKYVENHISFHDLRAFVFQRKEDMEKFMVEVRDKMNLKVNSISAPEESCSRRSPSRNIESLKRFGFFTYLREMFDAPEEVMSYLCHQYRVHDVPVGNEKTKSMIKTVIEEPYLKVFYTTEERYTLKRSFYSNKISTSNSAVHSSQYLTITVDAVQKQQLEQQMKACESKLRDIDERLKALQKEATALDRRDNELLAEKKQLLELKGKKRQLEQKISTKQDSLRQMEQSGIDLKKIEEETKEKIAAVNSQKVSIVAAFMAQMKLRAKLTMEKVYLALETVGLTAEKTKLENDCREGASELKTTDQKCSRLEQRKVQLTEQCKGLLKTAKSICRMQSDETLPEDLRNAFSKLPDTLDELDAMLNEERARAECFTGLSESVVDEYNRREQEIKHLEKELEDKNNALNAYRQNISEAKERWLNPLKQLVEQINDKFSDFFRSMQCAGEVDLHSENEEEYDKYGIRIRVKFHSSTQLHELTAYHQSGGERSVSTMLYLMALQELNRCPFRVVDEINQGMDPVNERRVFDIVVRTACKETTSQYFFITPKLLQNLQYADEMTILCVHNGAHMLPPNKWDEKAFVRRCLQRKARA